A region from the Gavia stellata isolate bGavSte3 chromosome 2, bGavSte3.hap2, whole genome shotgun sequence genome encodes:
- the SGK1 gene encoding serine/threonine-protein kinase Sgk1 isoform X4 has translation MTVKAAEASGPTLTYSKMRGMVAILIAFMKQRRMGLNDFIQKIATNSYACKHPEVQSILKISQPQEPELMNANPSPPPSPSQQINLGPSSNPHAKPSDFHFLKVIGKGSFGKVLLARHKAEEQFYAVKVLQKKAILKKKELFYHLQRERCFLEPRARFYAAEIASALGYLHSLNIVYRDLKPENILLDSQGHIVLTDFGLCKENIEHNGTTSTFCGTPEYLAPEVLHKQPYDRTVDWWCLGAVLYEMLYGLPPFYSRNTAEMYDNILNKPLQLKPNITNSARHLLEGLLQKDRTKRLGAKEDFMEIKNHIFFSPINWDDLINKKITPPFNPNVSGPSDLRHFDPEFTDEPVPNSIGQSPDSILITASVKEAAEAFLGFSYAPPMDSFL, from the exons ATGACCGTGAAAGCAGCTGAGGCATCTGGTCCTACCTTGACCTACTCGAAGATGAGGGGCATGGTGGCCATCCTCATCG CTTTCATGAAGCAAAGAAGAATGGGGCTAAACGACTTCATTCAGAAGATAGCCACCAACTCCTATGCATGCAAGCA CCCTGAAGTTCAGTCTATCTTGAAAATCTCCCAGCCTCAAGAGCCTGAACTTATGAATGCTAATCCTTCTCCTCCG CCCAGTCCTTCACAGCAGATCAATCTTGGTCCATCGTCCAACCCACATGCCAAACCATCAGACTTTCATTTCTTAAAAGTGATTGGAAAAGGCAGTTTTGGGAAG GTTCTCCTTGCACGGCATAAGGCAGAAGAGCAGTTCTATGCTGTTAAAGTCCTGCAGAAAAAAGCAATCCTGAAGAAGAAGGAG TTGTTCTACCATCTCCAGAGGGAGCGTTGCTTCCTGGAGCCGAGAGCCCGATTTTACGCTGCTGAAATTGCCAGTGCACTGGGCTACCTGCACTCCCTGAACATTGTTTATCG TGACTTGAAGCCGGAGAATATCCTGCTCGATTCGCAGGGGCACATTGTCTTGACTGACTTTGGactctgcaaagaaaacataGAGCACAATGGCACGACCTCCACCTTCTGCGGCACACCGGAG TATCTTGCTCCTGAAGTTCTTCATAAGCAGCCCTATGACCGGACTGTGGACTGGTGGTGCCTTGGAGCAGTCCTGTATGAGATGCTGTATGGCCTG CCACCCTTCTACAGCAGGAACACAGCAGAAATGTACGACAACATCTTGAACAAACCCTTGCAGCTGAAGCCAAATATTACCAACTCAGCTAGACATCTCCTGGAAGGCCTCTTGCAGAAGGATAGGACAAAAAGGCTTGGCGCCAAGGAGGACTTT ATGGAGATTAAGAATCACATCTTCTTCTCCCCAATTAACTGGGATGATCTCATTAATAAGAAGATTACACCCCCTTTTAACCCAAATGTG AGTGGGCCCAGTGACCTGCGACACTTCGATCCGGAGTTTACAGATGAGCCAGTCCCCAACTCCATTGGCCAGTCCCCGGACAGCATCCTCATCACTGCCAGTGTCAAAGAAGCTGCTGAGGCTTTTTTGGGCTTCTCATATGCCCCACCCATGGACTCTTTCTTgtga
- the SGK1 gene encoding serine/threonine-protein kinase Sgk1 isoform X3 — protein MRGKEEKSSLKAFMKQRRMGLNDFIQKIATNSYACKHPEVQSILKISQPQEPELMNANPSPPPSPSQQINLGPSSNPHAKPSDFHFLKVIGKGSFGKVLLARHKAEEQFYAVKVLQKKAILKKKEEKHIMSERNVLLKNVKHPFLVGLHFSFQTADKLYFVLDYINGGELFYHLQRERCFLEPRARFYAAEIASALGYLHSLNIVYRDLKPENILLDSQGHIVLTDFGLCKENIEHNGTTSTFCGTPEYLAPEVLHKQPYDRTVDWWCLGAVLYEMLYGLPPFYSRNTAEMYDNILNKPLQLKPNITNSARHLLEGLLQKDRTKRLGAKEDFMEIKNHIFFSPINWDDLINKKITPPFNPNVSGPSDLRHFDPEFTDEPVPNSIGQSPDSILITASVKEAAEAFLGFSYAPPMDSFL, from the exons ATGAGGGGCAAAGAGGAGAAGTCGTCGCTGAAAG CTTTCATGAAGCAAAGAAGAATGGGGCTAAACGACTTCATTCAGAAGATAGCCACCAACTCCTATGCATGCAAGCA CCCTGAAGTTCAGTCTATCTTGAAAATCTCCCAGCCTCAAGAGCCTGAACTTATGAATGCTAATCCTTCTCCTCCG CCCAGTCCTTCACAGCAGATCAATCTTGGTCCATCGTCCAACCCACATGCCAAACCATCAGACTTTCATTTCTTAAAAGTGATTGGAAAAGGCAGTTTTGGGAAG GTTCTCCTTGCACGGCATAAGGCAGAAGAGCAGTTCTATGCTGTTAAAGTCCTGCAGAAAAAAGCAATCCTGAAGAAGAAGGAG GAGAAGCACATTATGTCAGAGCGCAATGTCctgctgaaaaatgtgaaacacCCCTTCCTGGTTGGGCTTCACTTCTCCTTCCAAACTGCAGACAAATTGTATTTTGTCCTAGACTACATCAATGGTGGAGAG TTGTTCTACCATCTCCAGAGGGAGCGTTGCTTCCTGGAGCCGAGAGCCCGATTTTACGCTGCTGAAATTGCCAGTGCACTGGGCTACCTGCACTCCCTGAACATTGTTTATCG TGACTTGAAGCCGGAGAATATCCTGCTCGATTCGCAGGGGCACATTGTCTTGACTGACTTTGGactctgcaaagaaaacataGAGCACAATGGCACGACCTCCACCTTCTGCGGCACACCGGAG TATCTTGCTCCTGAAGTTCTTCATAAGCAGCCCTATGACCGGACTGTGGACTGGTGGTGCCTTGGAGCAGTCCTGTATGAGATGCTGTATGGCCTG CCACCCTTCTACAGCAGGAACACAGCAGAAATGTACGACAACATCTTGAACAAACCCTTGCAGCTGAAGCCAAATATTACCAACTCAGCTAGACATCTCCTGGAAGGCCTCTTGCAGAAGGATAGGACAAAAAGGCTTGGCGCCAAGGAGGACTTT ATGGAGATTAAGAATCACATCTTCTTCTCCCCAATTAACTGGGATGATCTCATTAATAAGAAGATTACACCCCCTTTTAACCCAAATGTG AGTGGGCCCAGTGACCTGCGACACTTCGATCCGGAGTTTACAGATGAGCCAGTCCCCAACTCCATTGGCCAGTCCCCGGACAGCATCCTCATCACTGCCAGTGTCAAAGAAGCTGCTGAGGCTTTTTTGGGCTTCTCATATGCCCCACCCATGGACTCTTTCTTgtga
- the SGK1 gene encoding serine/threonine-protein kinase Sgk1 isoform X2: MTVKAAEASGPTLTYSKMRGMVAILIAFMKQRRMGLNDFIQKIATNSYACKHPEVQSILKISQPQEPELMNANPSPPPSPSQQINLGPSSNPHAKPSDFHFLKVIGKGSFGKVLLARHKAEEQFYAVKVLQKKAILKKKEEKHIMSERNVLLKNVKHPFLVGLHFSFQTADKLYFVLDYINGGELFYHLQRERCFLEPRARFYAAEIASALGYLHSLNIVYRDLKPENILLDSQGHIVLTDFGLCKENIEHNGTTSTFCGTPEYLAPEVLHKQPYDRTVDWWCLGAVLYEMLYGLPPFYSRNTAEMYDNILNKPLQLKPNITNSARHLLEGLLQKDRTKRLGAKEDFMEIKNHIFFSPINWDDLINKKITPPFNPNVSGPSDLRHFDPEFTDEPVPNSIGQSPDSILITASVKEAAEAFLGFSYAPPMDSFL, encoded by the exons ATGACCGTGAAAGCAGCTGAGGCATCTGGTCCTACCTTGACCTACTCGAAGATGAGGGGCATGGTGGCCATCCTCATCG CTTTCATGAAGCAAAGAAGAATGGGGCTAAACGACTTCATTCAGAAGATAGCCACCAACTCCTATGCATGCAAGCA CCCTGAAGTTCAGTCTATCTTGAAAATCTCCCAGCCTCAAGAGCCTGAACTTATGAATGCTAATCCTTCTCCTCCG CCCAGTCCTTCACAGCAGATCAATCTTGGTCCATCGTCCAACCCACATGCCAAACCATCAGACTTTCATTTCTTAAAAGTGATTGGAAAAGGCAGTTTTGGGAAG GTTCTCCTTGCACGGCATAAGGCAGAAGAGCAGTTCTATGCTGTTAAAGTCCTGCAGAAAAAAGCAATCCTGAAGAAGAAGGAG GAGAAGCACATTATGTCAGAGCGCAATGTCctgctgaaaaatgtgaaacacCCCTTCCTGGTTGGGCTTCACTTCTCCTTCCAAACTGCAGACAAATTGTATTTTGTCCTAGACTACATCAATGGTGGAGAG TTGTTCTACCATCTCCAGAGGGAGCGTTGCTTCCTGGAGCCGAGAGCCCGATTTTACGCTGCTGAAATTGCCAGTGCACTGGGCTACCTGCACTCCCTGAACATTGTTTATCG TGACTTGAAGCCGGAGAATATCCTGCTCGATTCGCAGGGGCACATTGTCTTGACTGACTTTGGactctgcaaagaaaacataGAGCACAATGGCACGACCTCCACCTTCTGCGGCACACCGGAG TATCTTGCTCCTGAAGTTCTTCATAAGCAGCCCTATGACCGGACTGTGGACTGGTGGTGCCTTGGAGCAGTCCTGTATGAGATGCTGTATGGCCTG CCACCCTTCTACAGCAGGAACACAGCAGAAATGTACGACAACATCTTGAACAAACCCTTGCAGCTGAAGCCAAATATTACCAACTCAGCTAGACATCTCCTGGAAGGCCTCTTGCAGAAGGATAGGACAAAAAGGCTTGGCGCCAAGGAGGACTTT ATGGAGATTAAGAATCACATCTTCTTCTCCCCAATTAACTGGGATGATCTCATTAATAAGAAGATTACACCCCCTTTTAACCCAAATGTG AGTGGGCCCAGTGACCTGCGACACTTCGATCCGGAGTTTACAGATGAGCCAGTCCCCAACTCCATTGGCCAGTCCCCGGACAGCATCCTCATCACTGCCAGTGTCAAAGAAGCTGCTGAGGCTTTTTTGGGCTTCTCATATGCCCCACCCATGGACTCTTTCTTgtga